A portion of the Calliphora vicina chromosome 5, idCalVici1.1, whole genome shotgun sequence genome contains these proteins:
- the LOC135961905 gene encoding glutathione S-transferase 1-like, producing MPKLTLYGLDLSPPHRACVLTLKALNLPFEYKSVNFLEKQHLTEDYLKKNPQHTVPTLEDDGHFIWDSHAIITYLVSKYGKDDTLYPKDLLKRALVDQRLHFESGVVFTGSLRNITCPLIMKNETRIPQHKIDAIVETYDFLEVFLKDSPYVAGDHLTVADFSIVSTVTTLVAFVEIDSAKYPKVTAWIKRLEALPYYHEANAVGNKIFVDIIKSKNFTIVE from the coding sequence atgcctaaattaactttgtatggttTGGATCTTAGTCCACCACACCGTGCCTGTGTTTTAACCCTGAAAGCATTAAATTTACCATTTGAATACAAATCCGTTAATTTTCTAGAGAAGCAACACTTGACCGAAGATTATCTGAAAAAGAATCCTCAACACACTGTGCCCACATTGGAAGATGACGGTCACTTTATTTGGGATTCTCATGCCATCATCACTTACCTGGTGAGCAAATACGGCAAAGATGATACTCTCTATCCCAAGGATTTACTGAAGCGCGCCCTAGTTGATCAACGTTTGCATTTCGAAAGCGGTGTAGTATTCACAGGCAGTTTGCGTAACATCACATGTCCTTTGATCATGAAGAATGAGACAAGAATTCCACAGCACAAAATCGATGCCATTGTTGAGACCTACGACTTTTTGGAAGTTTTCCTCAAGGACTCCCCATATGTGGCTGGTGATCATTTGACAGTTGCCGATTTTAGTATCGTATCAACCGTTACTACGTTGGTGGCATTTGTTGAAATTGACAGtgcaaaatatccaaaagtaaCCGCCTGGATCAAGCGCTTGGAAGCCCTTCCTTACTATCATGAAGCCAATGCTGTTggtaacaaaatatttgtggATATTATTAAATCCAAGAATTTCACAATTGTAGAATAA